Proteins co-encoded in one Dreissena polymorpha isolate Duluth1 chromosome 12, UMN_Dpol_1.0, whole genome shotgun sequence genomic window:
- the LOC127853716 gene encoding neuropeptide S receptor-like produces the protein MNWITFATDDFNMDSFDWNHTDDTSSMPPETSKLSLSEEAALLDQYNQEQAIRYLPVFVFLIIILVIGTIGNSLVLFVYCKMFRKTSSNYFIVAMAIFDLLACAIGLPTELYDLRYSLTFYSGAICKIFRYTEAVVVYGSAIILVEIAFDRYFKICKPLMLIELYKIKIMCFVAGLAAVVISIPALILYGISRTHTPDGRVQGYDCSIEETYRKQAFSKIYYLMLGLVFVTTVLILSGLYIRIWVEIKRRKKLVIGDQVKRPSREEIPMQNTLANDQKTKKLRVVRYCSEYSDEDSQDMATRMSLRPTLQCLAEAMTKFRVSRTTIVLFAVTVVFVISYLPGIIVMICRSSIKDLEKNQTLAEQVISKLFSKFYFINNAINPIIYSFLNLSFRRRCIVLIKKLFVCRKRDFRFRKPIYEKTDSQKSNKSTKSSKSAKISTKELQV, from the coding sequence ACAGACGATTTCAATATGGATAGTTTTGATTGGAACCACACCGATGACACGTCATCAATGCCCCCGGAAACAAGCAAGCTCTCACTCTCGGAGGAGGCGGCCCTGCTCGACCAATACAACCAGGAACAAGCCATCCGGTACCTTCCCGTGTTCGTGTTCCTAATTATCATCTTGGTCATAGGAACCATTGGAAACAGCCTTGTCCTGTTCGTTTACTGCAAGATGTTTAGAAAGACTTCGTCTAACTATTTCATCGTTGCTATGGCAATATTTGACCTCTTAGCGTGTGCTATAGGCTTGCCAACCGAATTATACGATCTGAGATATTCGTTAACGTTTTACAGCGGTGCGATATGTAAGATATTTAGATACACTGAAGCAGTTGTTGTTTACGGATCTGCCATCATCCTTGTTGAAATTGCATTCGACCGGTACTTCAAAATCTGCAAACCATTGATGTTAATTGAACTTTACAAGATAAAAATCATGTGCTTTGTCGCCGGGCTAGCAGCGGTGGTGATATCAATTCCAGCACTCATCTTGTACGGGATTTCCCGAACGCATACGCCGGACGGCCGTGTCCAAGGATACGACTGCTCGATAGAGGAGACGTATAGAAAACAAGCGTTTTCCAAAATCTATTATCTCATGCTCGGACTGGTATTTGTAACGACAGTCCTGATCTTATCTGGCTTGTACATTCGTATCTGGGTTGAAATAAAACGCAGGAAAAAGCTGGTGATTGGGGATCAGGTAAAGAGACCGAGCAGGGAGGAAATTCCGATGCAAAACACCTTGGCGAATGACCAGAAGACCAAGAAACTAAGAGTGGTCCGGTACTGCTCTGAGTACAGCGACGAAGACTCGCAGGACATGGCGACCAGGATGTCCTTGCGGCCAACACTTCAGTGCCTTGCGGAGGCGATGACAAAGTTTCGGGTTAGTCGCACCACCATTGTCCTGTTTGCGGTCACTGTTGTGTTTGTCATCAGCTATCTTCCTGGAATCATCGTCATGATATGCAGGTCCTCTATAAAGGATCTGGAAAAGAATCAGACTCTCGCCGAGCAAGTTATAAGTAAACTGTTCTCCAAGTTTTATTTCATCAACAATGCGATAAATCCAATTATATACAGTTTCCTCAACCTCAGCTTCAGACGTCGATGTATAGTGTTAATTAAGAAATTATTTGTTTGCCGAAAACGTGATTTTCGCTTTCGAAAACCGATTTATGAAAAAACGGATTCCCAGAAGAGTAATAAAAGCACGAAAAGTTCCAAAAGCGCTAAGATAAGTACCAAAGAGCTTCAAGTATGA